A stretch of the Rhizomicrobium sp. genome encodes the following:
- a CDS encoding YidB family protein has product MGFLDGMIGGMVGAAMIPVVNNLLAQHGGVQGIVDSFESNGLGPTVSSWVQDGPNAPVSPEHVHKAFGEQTINELAAKAGMTPQELAAKLAQVLPHAVDALTPEGVVPGQG; this is encoded by the coding sequence ATGGGATTTCTCGATGGGATGATCGGCGGGATGGTCGGGGCGGCCATGATACCGGTCGTCAACAACCTGCTGGCGCAGCATGGCGGCGTGCAGGGGATCGTGGATTCGTTCGAGAGCAACGGGCTCGGGCCGACGGTCAGCAGCTGGGTGCAGGACGGGCCGAATGCGCCGGTCTCGCCCGAGCACGTACATAAGGCGTTCGGCGAGCAGACCATCAACGAGCTTGCCGCCAAGGCCGGGATGACGCCGCAGGAGCTGGCGGCAAAGCTCGCACAGGTCCTGCCGCATGCGGTGGACGCGCTGACGCCGGAGGGTGTGGTGCCGGGGCAGGGATAG
- the moaD gene encoding molybdopterin converting factor subunit 1: MNVLYFAWVRQKVGRSEETVEHTPALRTVGDLAAMLQGRGGGYAEAFADIARLRAAVNQVHAGLDAILAPGDEIAFFPPVTGG, from the coding sequence ATGAACGTGCTCTATTTCGCCTGGGTGCGGCAGAAGGTCGGGCGGAGCGAAGAGACCGTCGAGCACACGCCCGCGCTGCGCACGGTCGGCGACCTGGCGGCGATGCTGCAGGGGCGCGGCGGCGGCTATGCCGAGGCCTTCGCGGATATCGCCCGCCTGCGCGCGGCGGTGAACCAGGTGCATGCCGGACTCGACGCGATCCTCGCGCCGGGCGACGAGATCGCGTTCTTTCCGCCGGTGACCGGCGGATGA
- a CDS encoding molybdenum cofactor biosynthesis protein MoaE, whose product MIVNIHIQAEDFDLGDEVAALGDDGAGAVASFVGLVRGGGGLTALTLEHYPGMTEREIGRIVDAAAARWTLTGVTVIHRVGRLEVGAQIVLVAVAAAHRGQAFEACQFLMDHLKTRAPFWKQEERGGESTWVEARESDAAAAERWRRK is encoded by the coding sequence ATGATCGTCAACATCCATATCCAGGCCGAGGATTTCGACCTCGGCGACGAGGTCGCGGCGCTGGGCGACGACGGCGCCGGCGCGGTGGCGAGCTTCGTCGGGCTGGTGCGCGGCGGCGGCGGGCTGACCGCGCTGACGCTCGAGCATTATCCCGGCATGACCGAGCGCGAGATCGGCCGCATCGTCGACGCGGCCGCGGCGCGCTGGACGCTCACCGGCGTCACGGTGATCCACCGCGTCGGGCGGCTGGAGGTCGGGGCGCAGATCGTGCTGGTCGCGGTCGCGGCGGCGCATCGCGGCCAGGCTTTCGAGGCCTGCCAGTTCCTGATGGACCATCTCAAGACGCGCGCGCCGTTCTGGAAGCAGGAAGAGCGCGGCGGCGAGAGTACCTGGGTCGAGGCGCGCGAGAGCGATGCGGCGGCGGCGGAGCGCTGGCGCCGGAAATGA
- the pgsA gene encoding CDP-diacylglycerol--glycerol-3-phosphate 3-phosphatidyltransferase: MLQIPNLITLSRILLVPVFAVAFVLPSEAWQVTAFVVFVIAGVSDFFDGFAARKLNQPSDFGRMLDPIADKILVGVALMMLVWKGSVQEFSLAPSLSSLLRLVPALIILAREILVSGLREFLAGASVSVPVTFLAKIKTTIQLVAIGAMILGPIADRWVPGSLALAYIALWVAAGLTVYTGYAYFRAGVAYAQRRRREGAA; encoded by the coding sequence ATGCTGCAGATCCCCAACCTGATCACGCTGTCGCGCATCCTGCTGGTGCCGGTGTTCGCCGTGGCCTTCGTGCTGCCCAGCGAGGCGTGGCAGGTGACCGCGTTCGTGGTGTTCGTCATCGCCGGGGTGAGCGATTTCTTCGACGGCTTCGCGGCCCGCAAGCTGAACCAGCCGAGCGATTTCGGGCGCATGCTCGATCCCATCGCGGACAAGATCCTGGTCGGCGTCGCGCTGATGATGCTGGTGTGGAAGGGCTCGGTGCAGGAGTTCAGCCTGGCGCCCAGCCTGTCCAGCCTGCTGCGGCTGGTGCCCGCGCTGATCATCCTGGCGCGCGAGATCCTGGTGTCGGGCCTGCGCGAATTCCTCGCCGGCGCCTCGGTCAGCGTGCCGGTGACGTTCCTCGCCAAGATCAAGACCACGATCCAGCTCGTCGCGATCGGCGCGATGATCCTGGGACCGATCGCCGACCGCTGGGTGCCCGGCTCGCTGGCGCTCGCCTATATCGCGCTGTGGGTTGCGGCGGGACTCACGGTCTACACGGGATACGCGTATTTCCGCGCCGGCGTCGCCTATGCGCAGCGCCGGCGCCGCGAGGGCGCGGCATGA
- a CDS encoding branched-chain amino acid aminotransferase, with protein sequence MADILPFDQREGHLWYDGHMVPWTSAQTHVLTHGLHYASCVFEGERIYNGRIYKLEEHTARLFASARILGMHIPFSQEVINKACRDAAEVQGIVDGYIRPVVFRGSEQMAVSAQNSHIHVAIACWQWPSYFDPKEKLKGIRLAIADWKRPAPDTAPTQAKAAGLYMICTLSKHAAEAMGYADALMYDYRGYVAEATGANVFFVKDGALHTPTPDCFLNGITRQSVIELAKARQIEVNVRHIEPKELIHFTECFITGSAAEVTPVSEIGPYRFTPGRISETLMNDYADDVRAEKSRVVLPKMG encoded by the coding sequence ATGGCCGACATCCTGCCCTTCGATCAGCGCGAGGGCCATCTCTGGTATGATGGCCATATGGTGCCCTGGACCTCGGCCCAGACCCATGTCCTGACCCATGGCCTGCACTACGCGTCCTGCGTGTTCGAAGGCGAGCGCATCTACAATGGCCGCATCTACAAGCTGGAGGAGCATACGGCGCGCCTCTTCGCCTCGGCCAGGATCCTCGGCATGCACATCCCGTTCAGCCAGGAGGTGATCAACAAGGCTTGCCGCGACGCGGCGGAGGTCCAGGGCATCGTCGACGGCTATATCCGCCCGGTGGTGTTCCGCGGCTCGGAGCAGATGGCGGTCTCGGCGCAGAACAGCCACATCCATGTCGCCATCGCCTGCTGGCAATGGCCGTCCTATTTCGATCCCAAGGAGAAGCTCAAGGGTATCCGCCTGGCGATCGCCGACTGGAAGCGCCCGGCGCCCGACACCGCGCCGACCCAGGCCAAGGCCGCCGGCCTCTACATGATCTGCACCCTGTCCAAGCACGCGGCGGAGGCGATGGGGTACGCCGACGCGCTGATGTACGATTATCGCGGCTATGTCGCGGAGGCGACGGGCGCCAACGTCTTCTTCGTCAAGGACGGCGCGCTGCACACGCCGACGCCGGACTGCTTCCTGAACGGCATCACCCGGCAATCGGTGATCGAACTCGCCAAGGCCCGCCAGATCGAGGTGAACGTCCGCCACATCGAGCCGAAGGAGCTGATCCATTTCACCGAATGCTTCATCACCGGCTCGGCGGCGGAAGTGACGCCGGTGAGCGAGATCGGCCCCTACCGCTTCACGCCCGGCCGGATCAGCGAAACCCTGATGAACGACTACGCCGACGACGTCCGCGCGGAAAAGAGCCGCGTGGTGCTGCCGAAGATGGGATAA